The region atttatttatttattgcattACTAACCAGTATGCAGAATTAGTAGAATAGATGCCAATGTAGTACTAATAATTTCACTTGTATAATGATTAACTATGTAtcgtcaaaaataaaataactcatTATTTCATCAAATGTTATCACCAAAGAAGATTTGCATTTGCTTAAATGCTTTGTTGGGTGAAGGATTCAAAGATTTGTTAACATGGTTAAGTGAAAATCTCTAATATACATCTGCGAAGACAACAGCTTGGCTAGGCATTTTTGTACAAGTTGATTACAAGATACTTTGAgtctgtgaaaagcgctatataaattcaaattattattattattattacatgacAAAAAGATGAATACTTTATTTTTATGATATGAACACTTTATCAAAGGCTTTACAAATATATGtgtataaaacatttaattaaatctGCAAAGATACTTAAAATCCTCTTCCAAGGTAGCCTGggtaaaccctgacgaacttctggcaaatttgagatttgctctgcaagtctggtgtctggtgtcaaccaggctacttCCAAGGATCCAGTCCAAAGATTGCCTCTCATCATATCTCCATTTTCAAAGACCACTATAGTTCAATATTTAACCGCATTTGACAAAGTTTGTTTTACAAGCATGTAACCATGTttgttacaaaaaataaaacaaaggtcATCAAATGGGTTACATTAAATACAGctgggtttgtttgttttttgaaatcATGAAAATATTTCTCTCGAAGACAGCTTACGTTGGACAATTTTAAATTGACCTTATTCCTtatatttcttatttctttatttttatttcgaaccaaaaataccaataaaataaaatataaaaacacaatgcgTAGCAACACACCgaaaggaaaaacaatatcCATGAAGTGTTACAAATAATATGTTCAATTTGTCCAAAAAGGAGGGTGATGAAGCCAAAGCTTATTTTTCCAACCCCTCATACAACTTTAAATGATtcctgtatatattatatattttgtatagcaAGACAACAAACGCACCTTAATTCACTTTATTAGGTATCAAGAATCTGaaggtctttttttaaatgagtttcTTATCTAGCAGTGTTAATACTGTACATTGGGATTGTTAAATATAATTTACCTCTCTGTTCCGTCTTGTTTCTTTCAGATGATCTCTTGTCAGATGGCCAGGCTGAAACATTCGACTTTGTCTTCATTGATGCAGACAAAGTTAACTATGACAACTACTTCGAAAAGTCTCTGAAACTGTTGAGGAAAGGGGGCATCATTGCTATCGACAATGTAGGGGCTTTATCCAATACAAATATTTAAGTTTAACTTCTTGCAATATGTTATTTTAAGCAGCTAATTCCCTACCCTTGTTTTTCTGGTCCTGCAGGTGCTCTGGAGTGGAAAGGTGGTGAATCCATCCCCTGGCGACACAGACACTCTGGCCATCGACAAGCTGAACAAGAAGTTGCACCGAGATGCTCGAATCAGCCTGAGTATGCTCACAGTGGGAGATGGGCTTACAATAGCTATCAAATTATAGGACAGATGTCTATTAAGTACAATGAGTCATAGGCTTTGGAAGGTAACTCTGGGGAAACTGTCCTTTTAAAGTTAGGTGAACTATTATATTGGATATGCCATGGTAGCTGAAACATGTTACTATCTGGGCTCATGTTACTTCACAATCAGTAACTTaattcattttacagtaaaaagaCAAAGTGCAGAGTTTGAATGAAATGAAgaaatttgattaaaaaacaaactgtacaTGCCAAATGTCTTTTGTAGTGCATCACTAACCAAATAGATTTCATACCATTCATCATGCTGTCTAATTATGCACTGTTGTGAAAATACAGGAGATGAAGGTTGATTTCAGGACTTTATTGCAAAGGTTAGacgcacaccaacacacaaatgGTTTCCTGATTAATGTCAGTCCTCAAATGGGAAGAAAAGTGGATGATTCACTCAGATAATCATTCACTCAAGTTACACTGAGGAAAAGGAGAATCCATTTAGCATTGTCTTGCAACTTAGAAGCAGGTATTTCAGGTAGCGGAGTTCTCATCACACAGCACAATTAAGCCTCTAGAAAGATAAGTGAACACCAGCCACTAAATTGGCTTTGATCTTGATAAGCATATTTAGTTGGAGTAAACCTAACAGGTAAAACATCACtactaaaatacaaataaaatgtgcaaATACACCAAAGGAGAAATAGCTTAAATAAAGATATAGTCTACTGTGCAAATGAACAGCTCATGTTTACATTCTACATTATCACACTTCAGCAAAATAacaaggttttgtttttttgaaaccATTCCTGGACACCCGGATCGCTATTGAGGAAAACTTGGCAGAAGGAGTAACTGATAGATACACGTGATTGAAACATGACTAGTTATTATACCCATGGAAGGGTTCCCATTTTAACAGTGCTCAAGAACTGggcttcttttttgttttggcttCATCTCTTTAAAATATCTGTTGCTGTCCAGACGGGAGCGCTCAGGATCAGATTCTGCTgatatttctctttttcttatGAAATGGCAAAGCAGATCCTTATGCCTCCAACTCCAGGCCCAGACCAAGTTTGTGACCACCAGCATTGATGCTCTTCCCATCCACCAGTGCCGAGAGGACTAGTTTCATacctgaaatgtaaaaatgaaatgcatgtaTATTTATGTTACTGAAAAAGAGGTCCATCGTGTTTTCAACTGTATACTGGACGAGAGGTGGTTCTTACCAGGCCGGAGAGTCTGGGTGTATCCAATTCCTACCAAGCTTGCATTATTCACCTTAGCCTGGAGAAAAGTattaaatcattaaattaatattcagaacgtacatacagtacagctaCAAGGCTACACAAACttctatatatttgttattttaatgaaCATTTGATATACTTGATGTACTTAAAATTAAAGTAAGCAAACAATAGTTAGAAAAAAGTGGAAATGTTTAACAATTTCCCaggaaaatgtctttaaaaatcCTCGCTAACACCAATCCTTTGTTCTTTAGATCATGGGCTAACGTCCAACAACATTTCACGGAGCGGTTAACACATTTTTAAGACGCCCTGTTGACAAACATGGGGGGGGGAAACAAATTCCTTGggggaggtaaaaaaaatatataaacacactTACTGATATGGAGGCACTGGAGTCTAACTGATATTTGGCAGCAATTCCAAAGCGAGTTCCGTTGCTGCCTGCCGTCCAGGCCAGATTAACAGCAGTCTCTAGTTTGTCGTTTACCTTCTGGTAAATGGATCCACTAAACTCTGAACCATCATTTCTGAGAGGAAAAataagccccaaaaaattagCAACATCCCTTGCATgtcagtattttttttgtaacagtTTCCCCTGACAAAAATACCACATGATCAATAGATCAGTGAGATTTTGGAAAGCTATTTGTGTTACTCTACAGTAAAGTTACTCATCTTGCCTGGCTCAAATATTTGTTGATCCTAAAACTTACACATTGGTGTGGAGCTGGAAGTCTCCAGTCTTGTAACCAACTGAAAAGTTGCTCTGGGTCATCTTTGATTTGGCTGAGTCAAAAGTCATCTGgtagccagccagccagccctCGTAGCCAGCCACTGCTGCTCCATGGATCGTAGGACCAGCAAAATCTAAATCTACATCAGCACCAACATTAAGGTATTCCCTTTTGTAAGCCGTCTTGACCTTGCCGCTCTTCTTGCTgtgaaatttaaaaagaaaattaaaagtgaaagttAGAAGGATGTTCTTTTTACAATGATTGATTTTACAATTAACATATGGAACCTGTAGCTTACCCAGTATTTGGTGAAAATGTAGTGTCAAAAGTAAGTTTCAGCCCTTTGGTGATCTAAAGAAGATCATTCCATCAGTCACACACTTAAT is a window of Sander vitreus isolate 19-12246 chromosome 21, sanVit1, whole genome shotgun sequence DNA encoding:
- the LOC144536013 gene encoding non-selective voltage-gated ion channel VDAC2-like isoform X2, producing MAVPPTYADLGKSAKDIFNKGYGFGLVKLDVKTKSSSGVEFKTSGSSNVDTSKVTGTLETKYKWAEYGLTFSEKWTTENTLGTEICVEDQITKGLKLTFDTTFSPNTGKKSGKVKTAYKREYLNVGADVDLDFAGPTIHGAAVAGYEGWLAGYQMTFDSAKSKMTQSNFSVGYKTGDFQLHTNVNDGSEFSGSIYQKVNDKLETAVNLAWTAGSNGTRFGIAAKYQLDSSASISAKVNNASLVGIGYTQTLRPGMKLVLSALVDGKSINAGGHKLGLGLELEA
- the LOC144536013 gene encoding non-selective voltage-gated ion channel VDAC2-like isoform X1 — its product is MRTLENQQRTSSIRDMVTGSKIKGSFISFGLVKLDVKTKSSSGVEFKTSGSSNVDTSKVTGTLETKYKWAEYGLTFSEKWTTENTLGTEICVEDQITKGLKLTFDTTFSPNTGKKSGKVKTAYKREYLNVGADVDLDFAGPTIHGAAVAGYEGWLAGYQMTFDSAKSKMTQSNFSVGYKTGDFQLHTNVNDGSEFSGSIYQKVNDKLETAVNLAWTAGSNGTRFGIAAKYQLDSSASISAKVNNASLVGIGYTQTLRPGMKLVLSALVDGKSINAGGHKLGLGLELEA